Below is a window of Neofelis nebulosa isolate mNeoNeb1 chromosome 8, mNeoNeb1.pri, whole genome shotgun sequence DNA.
CAGACAGAccatagatctccatttctttttttctctttccaagttttttttaaaatttattttgagaaagagagaagagagcaagtacacacagcagaggagaggcagagagagagagagagagagagagagggagagagagagtcccaagcaaactctgcactgccagtgcagagcctgatgtggggctcgaactcatgaacccatgagatcatgacctgagtggaaatcaacagtggcacacttaactgactgaaccacccaggtgccccatctctttccaagtttttatttaaattccagctagttcacatacagtgcaatattagtttcaggagtaggctttagtgattcatcacttacatacaacacctgatgcttatcacaagtgtcttccttaatacccatcacttatttaacccatcccttaTGTCCACTACCCCTCCAGTAAcaatcagtttgttttccatagttaagagtctgtttattggtttgcttctcttttttccccctatgttcatttgttttgttttttaaattccacatatgagtgatatcatatgatatttgttttcctctgactgacttatttcacatagcattataCTGTTTGATGACATCCATgccattgaaaatggcaagatttcatcttttttttatgactaatgttctgttatatatgttatatatgtatatgtatctatatatcctatatctttttaaaacttttaaaaaactttttaatgtttatttactttgagagagagacagagagtgagcagggaaaaggcaaagagagagggagacacagaatctgaagcaggctccgggctctgagctgttagcacagagcctgacatggggcttgaacccatgaactgtgagatcatgacctgagctgaagtggatgtttaaccaactgagctactgagGTGCCcctatctcacatcttctttatccttatCAGTTGATGGATTTCTTCAGGGTCAGTTATTGAagtttattagtttcctttggtggtgtcatgtTTTCTTGATTATTCATTATCCTTGTGGCCTTGTGTTGGTGTTTGCACATTTGAGGAAGTAGGCACTTCCTTAAGTCTTTATAGGCTGGCTTTGGCAAGGAAAACTCTTCACCAGTCAGCCCATCTAGAGATTTGGGTGGGCCATCTGCTGCAGTCCCTTTGGCAGGTGGGCTGGACTGGTGCCTGGGTCTGTGAGAGTGGGGCTGAGTTCCCTGGGTTGAGCCTTAGTATCTGTCTGTAGTAGTGTTCCTGGGGTCTGGGTCTGTATGGGTGGGATTGAATCCTGGGTTTGAAGAACTGACCAGGGGCTGGGACCACTGGGATGCGCCTGTGTCTGTGGGCTGGCTGGAGCATGGGTCTGTGAGAGATAGCCTGGAGGCTGGGTACATGGGGCTGGCCTGGTTCTAGGGTGGGCTGGGTGCATGGGTCTGTATGAACTGGTCTAGAAGAAGAGTTATGAAAGCTGGCTTGGTGTTGGTGAGTACCAGTGGTGCATCACCAGTGAAGCTGTGCACTAacttcactctctctttcccttgggaAGGGTGTCTCTGTCAACTGGGTTGCCCAGTCTTGGGGGATGGATGATGGGGGGTATGTGAAATTGCTTTCCTACCCTTTCAGtgtgtcttttcttatttctttgcttcATCTAGGTGCTGTAAATCCTTACCTGGAATTCTTAGTTCTTTGAACGTATTTTTGCACATGGGGTTGTTCAAATTGATGCTTCTGGGAAAGGATGAACCCTAGAAATTCTTATACCACCATTTTGCTGCTGTCATTCTTGAATGAATGTtgatagagaagagaagaggactAAGAGCTGAACCTTGGGATGTGCACTTCAACTTTAAGAGATTGGAGAAGAGATGGAACCGTAAAGGAGACTAAGATGCGCAATCAGTGAGGTAGGTGGAAACTAAGGGAATTGTGTATCTTGGGAGGCAAGTTTATAGAGGAGAAAGTGATTGGTTATGTCAAATGTTGCTGGTAGGTAATGTGAGATGAGGGCTGACCATTGGATTAGTAATATGGCAAGAGATTCTAGACCATGGAGATTTTCAATTTCTTACagcaactcattaaaaaaaattttacatatttattttgagagattgagagtatggaagtgggggagaggggcacagggagagagaatcccaagctaagcatggagcctgacacagggcttgatctcatgactgtgagattatgacctgagctgaaatcaagggtcggacacttaaccaactgaaccacccaggcgcccctcttacagCAATTTAACTTGTAGTCTCACTTTTATAGCTCCAAAGCCAATAACTTGTAAAAACTGCAAAGAAGTCTGAGAAGGAGTAAGTAGTGAAAGTaggaagaaaaacagagtgtGATATCTcagaagccaagggaagaaagtgattccagaaggaaagggagatacACTGTATAATGCTGCTGTTATGTTACATAAAATGAGAACTAAGACATAGCCAGTGGGTTTGGCAACATTGAGGTTGTGGTTGACCTTGACAGGAGCAGTTCATTCCTGTGATGGCAGAATCCTGTTTAGACgggatttaaaaaagaatgtgaagaaGTACATAGTGAATATCCCAACCTTCTGAGAAGTTTTTCTATCAAGAATAACAGGGaaatgggaggaagagagaggaaagagagctgAGGTGGCATGCAAAGGACCATTTGATTGGTTGTGAACTGTAGAATACAAGCCAGAGAAGGAGTTATGAGTGTTAAATAATGAATGATGGTAGAATCATTGGGAAGCCATTTGGGGTTGAAGAAgttttggaaagaaggaaggaaagagggagtgaTTTGGGAAGATAGAAAGTTACAGTCATGCTAGGTAGCTTGGAATTGAGGTTTTAGAGGTAGTGTAGTTATTGTAAATGACAAAGTCTAGGGTAATAATGTGGGAGTGGGTGATTAACAAGGCCACTGGAAGTGATGATGTCAAAAATCAAGAGGCCAGAGTCTTGTCTGGATCATCTATGTAGTTATTCAAGTCACCAAGAACGGTAAGCAGTTTAAGTGGTAGATTAGAAGTAAGCCAGTTGCTAACATTTCAGTGAACCAAGGGCATTTGAGGGAGAACAAGGAATGGTATAGTCTGATGGCATGTGCTTTAAGGGAGCTACAATTTTTGAGGAGAAGGGAGGCAATAATCTGTAAGAGTCAATGGGGAGCAAGAAGGCACATACTCCATCTCCAGCATCAGAAATATGTGGAGTGAAAACAGCCATTGCTTGAGGGAACTGCATAAGAAGGTTTTCAAAGGATAGGAGGTTTCAGTTAGAGAAGGACTGATGTGAAGAGAATTTTCAGAGGAGAAGTTGAGGATctaaagggattaaaaaaatgacagatcACTTGGGGGTAATGAAGGGTGATAGATAGCTTATAATTCTGGTGGTGGTTAAGGTAGACAAGGAGTAATAACAGGATGCATATAGTCCTGAAGTTCTCTTTGGGGAAGGAACATCAATTCCAATTATAACCTCTTCAGGGCTTGGTTTCTTAGTCATTGGGCAGGGTGGCCAGAGCCAGTTCGTGTAATGCCGTTGTAAGTTATAGTAAGGAATTTGGAATTTAAGTAATGAGAAGCCATCAGAGggttttaagaaagagaatgacATGAtaagatttatgttttaaaaagatcaaaccTCAAGAAgctgtttttctcattctgtcttaCTCCAATTTTCATGGCAGTAGTTAGCTCTGCCAAATTTCTGTAGCCAATCCTGTTTCAACTTGGCTGCCATTTGGAAAGAATGTCACATATTCTAGCCTATAGAGTGTTCTCACCTTTGCACACAAGTTCTTATGGTCTTTTGTCCCTTCACGTGTGTGTGAGATCACACTTCTTGGATGCTTTGCAGTTGTTAACTTGTTTTAACCAGTGGATTTTGAGTGGAGCATGTAATTACAGGTTTGagacattctgtgtctctgtgtttcCTGTTGTGATCCTTAAAGCATGGCACTTAGAGATGGCAGCCTAATAAGCAGATGTGGGAAGAGCACAAGAGCAGAGTTCACTGCTGATCCACATAGGATATATAGGATGAAAGATTATAAActtttgttatttaagccactgagatttggagaTGTTCGCTACTATAGTGCACCAGTACACCACCTCTCTTACTTGCATTTTAAtaggattaaagacttaaaatcaaataatttaatcATTTGTAATTATTAAAAGATAAGAGATGGggaatacattcttttaaaaaaggtatgtgtgggggcgcctgggtggcgcagtcggttaagcgtccgacttcagccaggtcacgatctcacggtccgtgagttcgagccccgcgtcaggctctgggctgatggctcggagcctggagcctgtttccgattctgtgtctccctctctctctgcccctcccccgttcatgctctgtctctctctgtcccaaaaataaataaaaaaatgttaaaaaaaaaaaaataaaaaaaaaataaaaataaaaaaggtatgtGTGTCTCTTTGACTTCTGAAAATTCCTAGATCTGCTTGACTTCTGCTAAATTCCTAGATCTGGCTTGAAATCCAGATGCTTTGACATTATGGGCATTTAATTTATGCAAAATGAGATTTAACTTAATTCAAAACTATAGCTATCATCTTCACAaaccttttcccccttctttttgtatcattgaaattaataaattcaatCCTTTTGGATTGAAATTCTGTGCTCCTAAAAATAATATTCCTTCTACccagatttctctttctctatttttgctTGTTTGACTTACTCCTACTTGTTAAGACTGAGTTTAAATGGTATCCCCtctgaaaacatttattgactgtAGCTCAGATTGTGCTactttttcatctataaaatagccttaataatttctttatatggAAACTTAACAggttgtaatttatttatttccaggtCCCTCTCACTGGCCTGGAATTTAACTCTTGGATGTGTAGTAAGTTGGCAGAGGGCTtggtacacagtaagcactcaaccATTAAAGCTTCAATTCTGAAATTCTTTAAAGATTCACAAGCTTTTTGACTATATCCTTGAAGGCTTGCTTTACCTGTTGGTTCCTTAGGGTATAAATGAAGGGGTTCAATAAAGGTGTGACTGTAGTAATGAGTAGAGCTACTCCCTTgttaaatgtgttcttttttttgcTGAGGGGTTAATGAATGTGAAGAAGCAGCTTCCATAGGAGGGAGAGATCATGGTCATATGGGAAGAACAGGTGGAAAAGGCTTTTGTCCTTTGCTGGGCAGAGGGGAGCTTCAGAATAATCTTGATTATGAACACATAGGAGAGAGTCAGCAGTCAGAGTGACCAGTAGGGTCACAGATGCCACAAGAAAGACAACCTTCTTGATGAGGCTTGTGTCTGAACAGGAGAGTTTCTGAAGGGGCTCATAGTCACAGAAATAATGATTCAGACTGTTGGATGCACAAAAGTCCTGTTGACTCATCAGAGGGATTAGTGGTATAATAACCAATAACCCAGCCAGCCAAGAGTAGAGAACCATTTGGGTACAGACTCTGCTGCTCATAATGGCCATGTAATGCAGGGGTTTGTGTATGGTCACATAGCGGTCATAGGACATGGCAGCCAGAAGATAAAACTCTGTTGCCCCAAGGAATATTGCAAAGAAATACTGAGTGAAGCAGCCAGCTAAACTGATACTCTTATTCCCTGTTGTGATGCTGATCAGGACCCTGGGAATGAAAATGTTTGTGAAGGACATTTCTAATAAAGAGAAGttccagagaaagaaatacatgggAGTCTGAAGGTGGGAGTCCAGCAAGGTGAGGATGAGGATAGTCAGATTTCTGATGATGCTGAGTAAATAAGCAAGGAACATAAAGGTGAAAACCACCACCTGGAGTTCAGGGACATCTATTAGACCCAGCAGGATACATTCAGTCaacctggttttatttttcattgttgaaaAATTTTGAGTCTGAAGAGAAAAAAGTGATGATAATAAAAGGTGAGAAAGGAAGAGGTGCTCTGAAATGGACAGGTGAAATGTGAAGAGAACAAAGAGTGATGGACAGTGAACTTTTCCTCTGATGACTTGACCCAGACCAGTGGCCCATTTGAATGGTGTTGTATCCTTTCCAGTCTCGTTTGCCCTGTATAGAGAAGTTCTTGCCATTATTTTCCCACATGGTACTCTCCCCAGTGCCAACATGAGGCAAGTCTCTTCCTCACAGGTGATGTTCAGAAAGTTTGTGGAATGAGTTAGAAAAGGAATGCTTCCAGCAGCTGCTCCCTTCCAGACTAGTTACTATTTTCTCCCCCTGTATTCACTTTCCATACTTCCCATTGATTCTATACATTGCTTTACTTTGTCTACTTTTCTTAGAATTGCtgtttttcttactctttctgctgtttattttttctcatataattatagtagtcttttatttatttaaaatttgtttttaaagtttatttattttgtgagagagacagagtataagcgggggaggggcaaagagagagggagacacagaatcggaagtagactccaggctctgagctgtcagcatagagccccgtgtggggccgaaactcacaaaccatgatatcatgacctgagccgaagtcagacacttaaccgactgagccacccaggcacccctcttttttttgtttatttttgagagagagagagtgacagagtgcaagcggggtagggagagagagagagagagagagagagagagagagcgagagagcagaatctgaagcaggctccaggctctgagctgtcagcccagagactgatacagggctggaacccatgaaccctgagatcataacctgagccaaagtcagatgcttaaccgactgagccaccctggagcctccagggttTTCTAGGAGATTCTATATTTAAGCATTTCAAGAGCATTTCAAGTCTCTACTGATTTGTGAACTCATGTGATTTAAGAGTCACATTATGTAGGAGTGTCTTTACTGATTTATTCAAGAAGTTTTCTGTGtgttgttataaacatttataaagcagTAGCTTTCAAGAATTTTTTACTATAATACGTTctacattttatatcattttctggCATACATCTGTATCTAACCTCAGTAATAGTTCTACAGAACACTTCTTACTTACTATATGGGATACAATGtgatattattttttgttttattctatttaaaacattttaatttcaaatgctgGTTG
It encodes the following:
- the LOC131483988 gene encoding LOW QUALITY PROTEIN: olfactory receptor 2AP1-like (The sequence of the model RefSeq protein was modified relative to this genomic sequence to represent the inferred CDS: inserted 3 bases in 2 codons), with protein sequence MKNKTRLTECILLGLIDVPELQVVVFTFMFLAYLLSIIRNLTILILTLLDSHLQTPMYFFLWNFSLLEMSFTNIFIPRVLISITTGNKSISLAGCFTQYFFAIFLGATEFYLLAAMSYDRYVTIHKPLHYMAIMSSRVCTQMVLYSWLAGLLVIIPLIPLMSQQDFCASNSLNHYFCDYEPLQKLSCSDTSLIKKVVFLVASVTLLVTLXLLTLSYVFIIKIILKLPSAQQRTKAFSTCSSHMTMISPSYGSCFFTFINPSAKKXNTFNKGVALLITTVTPLLNPFIYTLRNQQVKQAFKDIVKKLVNL